The sequence TTCATTCTCGTTTGatcttttccctatatatatatatcaactaaaACATTGTAATTAGTTGAAACCCACCTAATTTTTTATTAGATGGAATCCACCTATTTCAAGAATAACCAtatatcatactccctccgtcccgcgaagcgtgacccactttcctttttggattgtcccacgaagcttgacctgtttctaaaaatagcaaaaaatttaccctttattcaccttttcactttttcacataccacacttaacacacaaaatatcaatttcttaattcccgtgccgaaaagaaatgggtcacgcttcatgggacggagggagtagtatattcaTAGTTTAATTGTAGTATTTTCTAGAACCGACGGGAAAAAATATTTGCAAAGGGTGGTGGAGTGGTGGAATCTGTGAAAGCGTGTGATGCCCACATTTAATTGGAAAGCAAAAGCCCAACTATAATGAAAGcaatttatataaaagagcCCTTTTTCAGATATTTGGTTTATATTATCGTCAAAGCTGGGCCATGCTCTCTAATAATGAATATAAATTGTTGTCGGCTGCGGTCGTTTTGGTTTAGGCCTCCACcaaacaatttatttttattttcactttgAAATAGTAAATACCATTATATAAATACCTATAATAATCTATATTTTGGGACCCCTATTTTCTTCGGGGCCCCGTGCAGCCCAGAACCGAGTCATATATATATTGCCTCTTTCAAACAACACGAACGTTTATGCTCAAAAAAAGGTTTAGGGTTCattccctttcttcttcttcgaaATCTATCAATTTTTGATCGACGATGAATAATTCCGACGAGAAACGGATTCTTGTGATGCGTAGCAATGGAAATCGTGGTATGTCTTATGTAACTCCTCTTTCTCCGCGAGATTTATCTGAAATCTCTGAAGAAAGTTTCGACCTCCCTTTTTTGGATCCAAACCAACCTATTCGTTTTAACAGTTGCGGGGGTTTGTTGTTATTCATCGATCGTACTGACCATAGTTATCTTTGCAACCCCACAACCAAACAGGTTCAGATCTTTCCTCCTAAGGAAGCCTCTCCAATTCCAAATTATCTGACCTATTTGGCTGGTGCTTGTGTTGGCTATGATTCTAAATCTGATGATTACAAAATACTAAGAATTTGGGATCGTAATTACTGTGCGTCAGGGCCTTGTTACCCGATCCGAAGTTTTGAGTTGTATTCGTTAAGAGACGATTCTTTGAAGGAGATTCCGAGTCCTGCTTTTATGTGCAATTCTGGTATTGGTAATATTACATATGTTAGAGGCAAGTGTTATTGGCTTTCTTTGCCTGGCTCCAGAGTTATATCGTTCGACTATAGTGAGGAAAGCTTCTCTTACTTGCCTTTACCACGAAAGGCGTATACCTTACGTTTTAGCCTTGTCAATTTTTATGATAAAGAAGATTTGTTAGGTATTGTTTTCTGTGGGCGACGAGGAGCTAGTTATGAAGACCCTACGCCTTTGCCTTTGGGGAGTGAAGTTGGTTATTATTTTGAGGCTTGGGTATGGAGAGAAGGGTTGGGGTGCTGGGATACAATGTTTAATGTCTCTCTTGGTGGTGCTGTAGATGGATTAGAGGGGGCGATATACGGCCGATTCTTGTTTCTTAATGGAAGGGATGACCAAAATTGTCGTCTAGTAGTTTATGATTGGACTCAGAAAGAGTGCAAGGAACTTGGTATTTATAATTATCAGAATCCAATAGAAGTTTTTTGTTATGTTGAGAGCACCGTTTATATGCGCCGTGGAAAGCCAATCAATGGATCCCCTGTTCTTACTTATGGTTATTTAGGCAAGGAGGAGGATGAGTGCCAAGGCATATACACTTCTCCTTATGACACTTTAGAGTATGACTCTTTCGATGAAGCCTGCGATGCAGATGTCGATGATTCTGCTGCTAATGGGTACGTTTCCTGACAGTTTACAATTGAAACTGGAGGACTACAtaaagattaattttgaatataTCCATGGTGTTATGTTTGTATGAAGTTAGTTTGTTAAGTAGCATAAATAATACTATGTGTTTTAGATTGCTTTTCTAATGAAAGCAACTTTCTCTTATATAGTTTCTTTTACTAACTAAACATGTGTGACTGCAGAATCCGTGTCCTTAATGATATAGAGTTGGAGGAGGAGGAGCAGGAGAGGAGATACTTTGCCGTTATTGGTATGGACAAGGAGAGGAGATACCGTGCCGTTATGGAGGTTATGGAGGTATTCTTGTTCAAATTTGTTTTCTGATTCAATCTTTTTAGCTCCCACACACCCCGTTGATGATAGTGACTGTTTTATGTCAAGATCCTAGGAAATTTGGTTTAAAGATACTAAAAATATGTGCTTCTTTTCTCACAGGTTGTGACAAATGGAGACATGCCTTATGCAAATACAAAGTTTTTCTTAATCAAGTCAGATAGTGAGGATGATGTGCATAAGAGTATTAAGCATAACATGTGGTCATGCACTCCCTATGGAAACAGGAAGCTTAATGCTGCATATAACGATGCCCAGAGAATTGGCTGCCCCATCTTCCTCTTCTTTTCTGTCAGTAACCATTTTCTCACATTATAATTATGTTTTCATGAGCTTGAGTATGCTATTTCCCTTTATTCATGTACTGGTATTGActggtgttttttttttgttcttctcTTTGTGAAAACAAGGTTAATGTGTTTGGCCAGTTCTGTGGTATGGCAGAAATGAGTGGCCCAGTGGATTTCCACAGAGATATGGATTTAGATAAAAGGAGTGGAAGCTTTCCTGTAAAGTGGCACATCATAAAGGATTTGTCACACTTAAATCTTTTTAGGCACACCATATTGCACAACAATGAGAACATGCCAGTGACTGACAACAGAGACATACAAAGGGTATATATAATTGTCTTGTCTTTGTCCTATGTCTTTATTATGCATATCTTGTTAGAGCAACCAAAGTATGCAGCCGTGTTTATGTGGAGAAGATGATCCTTTTTATTTTGTCTCTCTTTTCAGATAAGCTTCAATAAAGGTCTGGATATGTTTAGATTATTCAAGGGCTGTACGTCAAAGACATCCCTACTCGCCCGAGAACTCTCCCCCATGGGTAGGGAGAACTCTCCCCCATGGGTAGGTAGAGGGCAACAATGCATGAGAGGAGGTTTATGACGCGTGAAGGTGGATCTGGATGGTTTGTGTTTTTGTTTGAAATGGGGCATATTCGTGTATTATGCTTAAGATTTTCTGTGAAGGTGGATTTGGATGGTTTGCGATTTTGTTTGAAATGGGGCATACTCGTGCATGTTATGCTTAAAGATGAGTAACATATCGAAGAAGAAAACATAAGATTTAAAACTCTTATGTAGTCTTATTATTTACTCCCTAGGGAATGTCACATCACTACTTGGTAAccaaaaaatcaaatcaaacttCTAAAACAAAAAGTCATGAAAAAATCACCATTCCATTTACCTCCGAAGAAAAATTTAGATTGACTATTTTTTTGAGCTGGTGACCAGTGTGAAACGGCTGTTGATGTAGTGGCGGCGGCTGGAGCCGAGCATTCAGCGAAGGATAATTGCGGcggagaagaagaaaaggagTGAAGAAAAAGGGCGACGGCGGAGCTGGTAACAACCCCGGCCGAAATCCATCCTAGCAAATTGATCTTTCGATCATCTCCAGGATTCTTCTGAAACTGAGCAGATTCAGGAGATGGTTCGGCGGCGGAGAATTGACGGAAATGGAAGCGCTGCCGGAGAAGCGGTTGGTCAGCGGGGAAGATCGGCGGAGAGCTGACCAAGCAGACATAATTCTTATCCAATTTGTTGAAATTTTGCGTAGACGACTAAAATAGATGCCGCCCTCCGTACTCCAAAATTATGCATGTCTTATTTTTAGACACTAattcttactccctccgtctcacaaaaatatgaacgttttttcattttggagtgtctcataaaaatatgaacatttccattttagtacatcatggcccaccactattttttcttaattaattcattactctcacaacacctttCAAAGTGGAACCCATTTTCCACTTACTTTAAttctcaactaacatttctcAAAACCCAtgcatttctctttgttcatgtttttgtgagacggagggagtataattttacatttttaacttacactatttacttataatctatttaacaataTCTTCACTGtcggaccctttctccactatcattacTATAAACTTCCATACATAATTTTGGGGGACGGggaagtattatttttgtataaataattatttatatataaattattttaaaatttatttaatttaaggtaatatagttaaaattatattaatctgaatTATATtccttaattaaatattaacattttgttagaataataaatatttttttatataaatttttatttaataatattttggaaaaatatcaatattgaagattttatttcatttgagcatcatctcgtctgaaccatcatgtaggatcatatcatcatctaaagCTCGGAAGACGACATCTAATGTTTAAACACcaaacttttgagcatcatctcgtctagaccttaaaatacaaaaaatgaacttttatgcgtcaatttttttaacgTCACTATGTGGaggtttaaaaatcaaatttgacttgtgagattgtataatttgaagcttctaatatcataactaacttgtaaacatcattttgtatggaacttgaaaaaatcttgacaaacttttatgcattattagcttcaaatattatagttgagttccaagaatcatctcgtttggaatttgaaagaaaaaatgtaacttgtgagtatcatcgtTTAATTGGGTTCCCAAAATCATCTCGCTTGGAgaaaattcaaattgtattagtctcaatcattccaccaattaaatatagatttttaatttggagagcaacaagagcttcttcttgtataagttttattttagtgaaaccttataaaaaaaatcaatgtgaaatggggtgatttatatgaattcttcactcgattgagattattataaatttaatacataattaaagatttctaatgtattttaacatcatatcctctattgttctttatctaaattcttcagttatgcattactaatttaataagttgttattattattattattattattattattattattattattattattattattattgacgaaactgaaacaaataaagtttttagatatgaaaaatatatttttcttcccaatacaaataaaatgtacgggtataatttataaaatataaaaatagaatttaattattttgatagattataaaataagattttgttttaaattaatccggttatagaatttgtgccttattattcaaacatgtaaatcaatgaccgaacTCGTTTATAATTCACatacacgtgcatgtctcaattcaaacccaatttaaaattaattttattgaaaactaagaaggtatatatatatatatatatatatatatataaattcatacagtataatatattgcaacatatacatataatatatacgcttttgagaaatataaaattaataacaaatatacatctaatcactaacattcaattaaattcatttattgtatataaattataatttttttcttgtcaCACGagtaaatctattttttatctagataaaataataataaaatttattaatttagattatatttaagttaatattattatatatacatatatatatatacacacacacacatttattattattattattatataattattaaaattaatttttatcgagaaaaaataaataatattccctccgtccataaaagaacttcctaggagggagtggcacgggttttaagaaaaatattgttgagtgaataaaaggtagttgagtgtattgggagtggtgaaaatgttataataattaatgttgggagttgtgaaaagtgaaaagtaagaggattataagtggtggggtatagtccaaaaataagaaGTGGGGAATCGTGAATGAACCAGTAGAGATTTAATTAGTGAATTATGGATTTTACCTAGTGTTGGATTGTGAGAGTTGAGAATGAAAGCTGAATTGCCGAGAACAAAGAGAGATTGTTGTAGTATTCAAGTAAAGAGAACGTAGTTTACATAAGAGAGTGcatggggtatttatagattacacgctaggggtaaaatagtaactTCAATTCTAAAAGCATGATCCCCGTATGTTCAAGGCATAATGGTAAATTTGCCGGTAGgcggacgattcctctgctctggcgcgtgGGCaaatcatttctctgctctttagtgatttctctggcgagagtcattcctctggtgagggtcatttctctggcgagagccatttCTCTTGCGAGACCCGTTTCTCTGGTTCtaatgattcctctggcgaatcgATTTCTCAgctccgcatatattactcctcatcaagtaagaagttcttttgtggacgtcccaaaaaagaaagatatggagttctttcgtggacggagagagtaaaatttattaatttagattatatgtaagttaatattattattattattatatatatatatatatatatacacacacacacacatacatttattattaattatatttattaagattaatgaatctttatatggaatgtaatagttaattaattaataaatgatgaagattatatatggtaaattattgaaatggaaCAATTCTAAGCATGCCACATAgattaaggcttaatcctattataaagaagatatacacacatacacatttattattaactatatttattaagattaatgaatctttatatggaatataatagttaattaattaataaatgatgaagattaatgaatctttatatgaaTTTATGTAAAACGCGTATTAattcactgtataaaggtataaattgtgaaaaataaatttttgctacctttgggattcgaactcaggaccataaatccatcaaacaaggttacgaatcaactgttgggctgaaaatgattcttattttatattttaagaagtgtacttattttaggagtaaaaatttaaaatgtcaacttccttatctttttttgtaaaaatgttcTCTCTTATTATACAAAACATTttatgccctattctttaaataccctttgatttgatgagtttgtttggttttttatgaaagtcttacacatttgaccgatttgacagccattggtcataaaagtcaacgatttgacagctatcagtcaagagtacatatgaccggtgggtggctagatcatgtgtccggccggtgaaaacatgtgttcggccggtaaaatcatgtgtccggccggccggacacatgatctagccacccatgacccaccggtcatatgtactcttgactgatagctgtcaaatcgttgacttttatgactgatggctgtcaaatcggtcaaatgtgtaagactttcacaaaaaaccaagcaaactcatcaacatcaaagggtaaattaggcacttcacataattagggcatagaatgctttgtatgaTAAGAGAtgacatttttacaaaaaaaacttaagaaagtagacatttttgcctattaacacttattaaaataagaacgcttcttaaaatataaattatgaaccatttttagcccttagatcatcaagatctacggttgattcatcaccttgttggataaattcatggtcctgagttcgaatcccaaaggtagcaaaaaattatttttcgcaattcatgcctttatataGTTTATTCATgtgtgttatacataaaattcatgcattttttgtggttcgtaattcttaaaataatggtggtttattgaataaccgccccctatatatatatatatatatatatatacacacatgtATATAcgtataggggagggctaagaTAAGTACggttcttaagatataaaataagaatcattttcatcccttagatcatcaagatctacagttgatttatcatcatgttggatgaattgatggtcttgggttcgaatcccaaaggtagcaaagatttatttttcgcaattcatacctttatacaacgaattcatacgtgttctacataaaattcattcatttttcctaattcttatttcttattttaagaggtatTCTCACGGTAGCCATCCCCTATACGTATATAATAggaactatgttaaaaagtaaataatattagtattatttacatatagatgtatattcataaaatatatatgtacatatatatatatatatagtatattgtgagatgaaaagaaaataaaaaatatttaatgttaaattttgatattattatactaaattaattataaagtcatggtataattacaattaaattgaaaattggtgtattttctggtcaagctacaaagtcatgttataattgctaATGAGATGCGAGCTTAGTAAGTCGTGTTTCCATGCTCGTAACTCAATTAGTCAATTAGATTTCGAACTactaaaataactaaaataagtCGTGTTTTTATCCAATATAATAACTAAAACAAGTCTAATAAGTAATAATTAGCCaattagaatttttatataatcatttaattatatttccCTATTCTGCTAGTCTTAGACTCTTAGTCTACTAATCATTAGTAAAATAGATTCTTTTCTAATTCAGCATCTTACGAACGTGATTAAGCTTTCAAACATTTTAGTGGTCCTTTTACTTTATTTCGACTTGAAAgggagaaatatttttatatgattattttggtggttgttatttgtttcatcgaatttgtcatcgatttttttctttaaatttgatttaatttattaatttttggaagaatatatatatatatatatatatatatatatatatttattaattaatttatcaattgttTGACCCGTTTTGGCCTGATCCGCTCGGCGGCCCATATAGGGCTCGGATAGGCTTCATTTTTCGAGGCCtgctgaaattttgggccgggtcgggccggtccaaaaaattgcctaggcccgTTGGGTTCATATTGTgatttttgagaaattaatgtattttcatTCCCGTATCGTATTCGTATTGGTGCTTGTTAGGAGAAGCTACATTGAATTCCAAAAGGACATTATAAGGAGAAACTGATAAAATAAATCTCTATCTGAAACATCATATTTTGTTCcctaagaaaggaagcaagtaTCCAATCACATACTCAGATATGACAAGAAAGTACAATGttaattgtatttatttatgaattaatgcaaaaaaaaaaaaaaacagaaatatGCACCAACAAACAACATCGTCTCTCATTCAAAACAGAGATAAGCCGGAAAAACAGAACGATAAAGAGACCCAATAAGCACAGGCGGTACATGATTGGTCAACTGACCACAATGATCAAACATCACCTAGATCTCATGCATATTGTGGATATGCTGTTGCAAGTAACGGTTTACTCTACTTCGTAGCCTGGATGAAATCTTCACACTAACTCCAAGCCAACCCCGAACCTTATATACTACATCAAGGGCAGGAAGAGTATCACTAGATCTAAAGCCAAAGCTATGGTGATGCAAATTCAATCCTTTATAGCACTCAATCGCTAACTCAAAATATCTGCGACCACTCAATCCACTATAAGCCCCGTGCTTATCCCATTCGTGTTGCCAAAATGAGTCGTTGCTCTGCATGCCCCTGTTATGGTCCTCATCCAGATCTGGCCAGTATGCATTCATATCTAAAATCGCTAATGAGATGCGAGCTTAGTAAGTCGTGTTTCCATGCTCGTAACTCAATTAGTCAATTAGATTTCGAACTActaaaataattactaaaataactaaaataagtCTAATAACTAAAATAAGTCGTGTTTTTTTCCAATATAATAACTAAAACAAGTCTAATAAGTAATAATTATCAATTAGGATTTTTAAATaatcatttaattatatttccCTATTCTGCTAGTCTTAGACTCTTAGTCTACTAatcattattaaaatatatttttttctaattcagCATCTTACGAACGTGATTAAGCTTTCAAACATTTTGGCGGTCCTTTAACTTTATTTCGACTTGAAAGcgagtaatatttttatatgattattttggtggttgttatttgtttcatcgaatttctcttcgattttttttctttaaatttatttaatttattgatttttggaagaaaaaaaatataaatatatttattaatttatcaattgttTGACCCGTTTTGGCCTGATCCGCTCGGCGGCCCGTATAGGGCTGGGATAGGCTTCATTTTTCGAGGCCTGCTGAAATTTTAGGCCGGGTTGGGAATTGGTGCCTCCAAAATCCGTTTTTCAATTGTTCACAactatgtggtatttataggcatgaatTAGGGCTACAAAGGGCTCGGCCCAAAAggagtgggctggaattagggctcaTTCTGACAGAGATTGCATCCAGATCTGGAGGCTGATTCTTTCCTTATCCAAACCTCAAGGGATAAGGTTTTTGGATTTCTTTCATTATCTACATCCtctgcactcttcttctctgGCTGAATGTCCCATCTTGATCCAGCCTAAACTTCTTCTCTGGGCGCATCCTCGGAATGATACCTCCACTTATCTGCATCATCTTTTCCACTATTCTTGTGGCTTTGGCTGTGTAGCCTAGTTCGAAGTCTATGCTTCGGTGACCCATTCTTCTTATCTCTGAAATAGCAATAACATCAGCTGTGGTTATCAATTTGGCAGTTATGTTTGGTCCTAGATTATTTAGGACTCCTAGAAAAATTCTAGCTTGGTTAACACTGTTGACCCAATATGGGATCTCAATGTCTAGTTGCACAAGTCTAGCAGCATCAGCCAAGATTTGGATTAAATTTCCACCCTGTTGCTGTTCCTACCGACGTACCAAGTTGGCTCTTTCAGCCTGCCGGGAGCCTAACTGTCCTTGGACGTAGAGGAGCCGCTCGGCGAAATTTCTAGCCTCATTCCATCTCCCCTAATTGATTATGAAACACATATTTACTAATTGATTATGAAACACAGATTTACTAAATAGATTTAAATGAGAACTTATGCTTGGTCAAGTTGATAACAAATTCACACACCATTAAGTCCTCTCTCTTTCTGGATCAATTCAGACCAAGAAAAATATCAAAGCAAATATTGTTTCATCACTATCTATTTCAGAAAATACTGAAGAAAACTCAGAGAAATGAAAGTTTATTCACAACTGTCGAAATGCACACAATTGAGTCTAACTTTTCTAATCACCTACCATAACACAATTCAGTCGAACTTTTAACACTACTACTAAACAAAAGATCCTTAAGGACTTAATGTGCACATTAAGGACTAAGTGTATTTGAAAGTGCACATTAAAGACTTGACTATAAACAATTAAACTGAAACTCACCACCATTTTGAAGTCGGCTAGAGAGAGATAGCAGGGCGAGAGCTGCACATTAAGTCCTTAAAGTTAGACTACTGCGAGAGTAAATTCAAACTCATATTTCAGATACTTGAACTGCACTCTGAAATATGAGTTTGAATTTTGGCGGTCCTTTAACTTTATTTCGACTTGAAAGcgagtaatatttttatatgattattttggtggttgttatttgtttcatcgaatttgtcttcgattttttttctttaaatttgatttaatttattaatttttggaagaaaaaaaatatatatatttattaatttatcaattgttTGACCCATTTTGGCCTGATCCACTTGGCCGCCCGTATAGGGCTGGGATACGCTTCATTTTTCGAGGCCTGCTGAAATTttgggtcgggtcgggtcgggccggcccaaaaAATTACCTAGGCCCGCTGGGTTCGTATTGTgatttttgagaaattaatgTATATTCATTCCCGTATCGTATTCGTATTGGTGCTTGTTAGGAGAAGGTACATTGAATTCCAAAACGACATTATAAGGAGAaactcaaaaaataaatctctatcTGAAAAATCATATTTTGTTCCCAAAGAAAGGAAGCAAGTATGCAATCAGATACTCAGATATGACAGGAAAGTACAATGttaattgtatttatttatgaattaatgcaaaaaaaaaaaaaacagaaatatGCACCAACAAACAACATCGTCTCTCACAAACAACATCGTCTCTCATTCAAAACAGAGGTAAGCCGAAAAAATAGAACGATAAAGAGACCCAATAAGCACAGGCGGTACATGATTGATCAACTGACCACGATGATCAAACATCACCTAGATGTCATGCATATTGTGGATATGCGGTTGCAAGTAACGGTTTGCTCTATTTCGTAGCCTGGATTAAATCTTCACACTAACTCCAAGCTAACCCCGAACCTTATATACTACATCAAGGGCAGGAAGAGTATCACTAGATCTAAAGCCAAAGCTATGGTGATGCAAATTCAATCCTTTATAGCACTCAATCGGTAACTCAAAATATCTGCGACCGCTCAATCCACTATAAGCCCCGTGCTTATCCCATTCGTGTTGCCAAAATGAGTCGTTGCTCTGCATGCCCCTGTAATGGTCCTCCTCCAGATCTGCCAGTATGCATTCATATCTAAAATCGCTAATGAGATGCGAGCTTAGTAAGTAGTGTTTCCATGCTCGTAACTCAATTAGTCAATTAGATTTTGAACTACTAAATACTTtgtaattaaaatcaaaatcaaaaaatcATGTAATCCAGATTATACACAATATATTGAAACACATTATGATCGTATCAAATTCAAGTTGAGCTGAAATAATCAGATGTTACCGGAggcatttttctctctcttcacaaCACAGAACTCGCTGGTGTTCGTTAGAAGTAGTGCGCGGGAATATG comes from Salvia miltiorrhiza cultivar Shanhuang (shh) chromosome 3, IMPLAD_Smil_shh, whole genome shotgun sequence and encodes:
- the LOC131015576 gene encoding uncharacterized protein LOC131015576 isoform X2 — its product is MNNSDEKRILVMRSNGNRGMSYVTPLSPRDLSEISEESFDLPFLDPNQPIRFNSCGGLLLFIDRTDHSYLCNPTTKQVQIFPPKEASPIPNYLTYLAGACVGYDSKSDDYKILRIWDRNYCASGPCYPIRSFELYSLRDDSLKEIPSPAFMCNSGIGNITYVRGKCYWLSLPGSRVISFDYSEESFSYLPLPRKAYTLRFSLVNFYDKEDLLGIVFCGRRGASYEDPTPLPLGSEVGYYFEAWVWREGLGCWDTMFNVSLGGAVDGLEGAIYGRFLFLNGRDDQNCRLVVYDWTQKECKELGIYNYQNPIEVFCYVESTVYMRRGKPINGSPVLTYGYLGKEEDECQGIYTSPYDTLEYDSFDEACDADVDDSAANGIRVLNDIELEEEEQERRYFAVIGMDKERRYRAVMEVVTNGDMPYANTKFFLIKSDSEDDVHKSIKHNMWSCTPYGNRKLNAAYNDAQRIGCPIFLFFSVNVFGQFCGMAEMSGPVDFHRDMDLDKRSGSFPVKWHIIKDLSHLNLFRHTILHNNENMPVTDNRDIQRISFNKGLDMFRLFKGCTSKTSLLARELSPMGRENSPPWVGRGQQCMRGGL
- the LOC131015576 gene encoding uncharacterized protein LOC131015576 isoform X1, which gives rise to MNNSDEKRILVMRSNGNRGMSYVTPLSPRDLSEISEESFDLPFLDPNQPIRFNSCGGLLLFIDRTDHSYLCNPTTKQVQIFPPKEASPIPNYLTYLAGACVGYDSKSDDYKILRIWDRNYCASGPCYPIRSFELYSLRDDSLKEIPSPAFMCNSGIGNITYVRGKCYWLSLPGSRVISFDYSEESFSYLPLPRKAYTLRFSLVNFYDKEDLLGIVFCGRRGASYEDPTPLPLGSEVGYYFEAWVWREGLGCWDTMFNVSLGGAVDGLEGAIYGRFLFLNGRDDQNCRLVVYDWTQKECKELGIYNYQNPIEVFCYVESTVYMRRGKPINGSPVLTYGYLGKEEDECQGIYTSPYDTLEYDSFDEACDADVDDSAANGIRVLNDIELEEEEQERRYFAVIGMDKERRYRAVMEVMEVVTNGDMPYANTKFFLIKSDSEDDVHKSIKHNMWSCTPYGNRKLNAAYNDAQRIGCPIFLFFSVNVFGQFCGMAEMSGPVDFHRDMDLDKRSGSFPVKWHIIKDLSHLNLFRHTILHNNENMPVTDNRDIQRISFNKGLDMFRLFKGCTSKTSLLARELSPMGRENSPPWVGRGQQCMRGGL